The genomic interval TCTATATTGTGCGCAACAAGGCGATTGAAGCCGACCTGAACAGGCAGCGCGATTTACAGAATGTGTACTATAAACACCTGGAAGACCTGCTGCATGGCTTTAAGGAGCTGAAGATGAGCATTGTCAGGAATCTTTCCATATTCGACAATTTCCTGATAAAGAACAGGGAAGCAGGGAGGAACATATCCATAGGTACTTCCGTCAAGTACATGGATAATGAGCTGATAGGTAGCTATAGCTGGTATATTGTAATGGGTATTACCATGTTTGTACTGCCTGTTATGTTCCACCTGGACATTGCAAAAACATCTGCATTTCTGATCACTATTTTGTATCTTATAGGACCGATTGCCATTATATTAACCCTGGTGCCTACATATACCGCAGTTAAGATATCTGTGCAGCGACTGAACGTATTTGACAGTATGCTGGATGCCCTTGACAGCCATACTGCTGCTACTGTTAACCTGGCGGAGGAGCCGTTCGACAGCATACGTTTTGAAGGTGTAAGCTACCGTTACGATAAGGGAAAGGAACAGGGATTTCACCTGGAGCCTTTTGATCTTGCCATTCAGCGGGGAGAGATCGTGTTTGTAACAGGTGGGAACGGCAGTGGCAAGAGCACATTTGGTTATTTACTGTCAGGGCTTTACAGGCCTTATTCAGGCAAGATCTATCTGAACGATCGTGAGATCAGCGATAAGAATTATGTAAATTACAGTGACAGCATGAGCGCTGTGTTTACCACCAATTATTTATTCAATGACAACTATGATGGCTTTGAGTTAACCGCCGCCAATGAACAGTTGTCGGAGTATATAGAGCTGATGGATATGGGAAAGATCCTGAAGCTGGACGGAGAGCAGAAGACCCTGGGTAAGAAATATTCCAAAGGGCAACAGAAACGGCTTGCACTTATTTACGCCCTGTTGGAAAATAAGGAAGTGATCGTATTGGATGAATGGGCGGCGGAACAGGACCCCCGTTTCAGGAGATACTTTTACCAGCAGGTATTACCGCTGCTGAAAGAAAAGGGAAAGACCATCATTGCCATTACCCACGATGATGATTATTATGATTGTGCCACGCGCATCATCAAGTTTAACTACGGAAAAATTGTAAGTGATAGCCCGGTATATGCCGGTAAGGTAGTCGAAAATTAAGCCTTCAAGATGGTAAATGTTAATCTGTTTTGTATCCCTTTTGCAGGTGGCAACCGCTATTCATTCCTGCCGCTGGAGAAGGCAATAGGGAGTTCCCTGACTACCATTCCGCTGGATTACCCGGGAAGGGGCACCCGCTATGGTGAGCCTTTGTTGAAGCGACTGGATCTCTTGTGTGAGGACCTTTTCAGGCAGGTAAGGGCGAAGCTGCAGGAACCATATGCCATATATGGCCATAGTATGGGCGGCTTGCTGACCTATCTTTTAACGAAGAAGATAAGGGATGCGCAACTGCCATTGCCGGTACACCTGTTTATCAGCGGTAGCCGGGCACCTTCCATGAGAAGGGATATGCCGGATTATCACAAGTTACCCAGGCCGCAGTTCATAGAGCAGTTACGTTCGCTGGGTGGTACAACCGATGAAATATTGAACAGCAGTGAAATACTGGAATTGTACGAACCTATACTCCGTGCAGATTTTGAAGCGGTGGAGACTTATGAGTATACCCCTTGTGAGCCATTCCATATACCCCTTACTGTTTTCAACGGCTTGTCAGACAGGATCAGCCGTGAACAGGCGGAGGCCTGGCAAAGGGAGACAATGCTTCCTATTGTGCTCCGCGAATATCCGGGTGATCATTTCTTCATTCTCGAACACACCACTGCAATAGCCAGCCTGATCGTGCGGAACGTTTATGCTGGATTTTCCTTAAAAAACACCATATAATTATGCGTTATCTAAGTATTCTTCTTTTGCTCCTCATGGGCTTTTTCTCAGCCGAAGCCCAGGTAAACGCCAATGGCCAGATCAACATTAAAAAAGGCGATGTGCTGAAATATGCCGCCAAAGGGCCGGACGGCAGTATCATAGATTTCCTGATCACTGTGTTGTACAAGGATAAGACTGGCGTCGGTTTCCAGTATAAGGTCATCAATGGAAAGAAGACCATTCAGGGGAAATGCCTGGTAACACCGGAAGGTACAAAAGACGGAAGCAGCCTTAACTGGGACAACCTGAATCCCGGTGAGGAAAGGCATGTGAAGAAAGACCAGACATTGTTCTTCTATTCCCAGAAGTTCTATAAAGAGCTGGTGAAAAATAAGAAGGCGGTATATGGCGGCACCACCTATGTACTGAAACCTGCACCGGCGGCTTCGCAGATCAAGGTCAACAACAAAAAGGTGAAATCCCTTTATGTAACCAGCCAGGATGGTAAGGAAGCCTTCTGGATACTGGATAACCCCGATTTTCCATTGTTACTTAATTCAGCCGGAAACCAGCAGGGCCCCGATATGCTGCTGGTGAACGTAGGCAAATAAAAAAGGAAACTCCATTTGTGTTCATGATACAGGAGCGTTGTAATTCTCTGGTTGATATACTTCAGCAGGCTGCGGAGGGTACCAGCGGTATCACCTTTATTCTGGCTTCAGATAAGGAACGGTGCCTGTGCTACGATGAGCTGCGGAAGAACGCATTGCATGTGCTGCATAACCTTACACTGCAGGGACTACAGCCCGGCGATGAACTGGTGATGCAGATAGAGGACAATGCGCTTTTCCTGACGGTTTTCTGGGCCTGCCTGTACGGGAAGATCATTCCTGTTCCCATTGCTATGGGGAGCCAGGAAGGGCATAAGGATAAGCTGTTCAACGTATGGAGCACACTACATCATCCTTTCCTGCTCAGCGAGGATAACTGGGCCGCGCCTGCCCGCAGCTATGCGGAGGAAAAGGATTGTTTGCCTGCCTGGGAAGAGATGCGTACACGGCATATACCTGTTGCCTCACTGACAGCCGAAGCAGGCAGTGGTACATACCTGTCATCGGCGCCGGAAGATATCGCATACATACAGTTCTCTTCCGGTTCAACTTCTCATCCAAAGGGCGTGACGCTGACGCATGGCAATCTGCTGGCCAATATCAGCGACATCCGGGAACGATCAGCCACCACCGCCGCTGACAAGGCACTGAGCTGGTTACCGCTGACGCATGACATGGGATTGATATGCTTTCACCTGTCCTGTGTAATTGCCGGTATAGATCAATACCTGATCGCAACGCCGCTTTTTATCAGGCGACCACTGTTATGGATGGAGAAGGCGCATCAGCACAGGATCACGCAATTGTATTCGCCGAATTTCGGCTATCAGTATATCCTTGCTGCATTGTCCGGTATTGACAGGCCAGCCTGGAACCTGGAAGCAGTGAGGATTATCTATAACGGCGCAGAGCCTATCAATAAATCGCTTTGTGAAGACTTCATGCGGGTAATGAGCAGCTTCGGACTGAGGGAACATACGATGTTCCCCGGCTATGGACTGGCGGAGGCCTGTGTGGCGGTAACGCTGCCTACACCGGGAGAACCCCTGCAGTTTGTATCGCTGGACAGGAATTACCTCCAAACAGGCGATCGTGTTCGGTACGTACCAGACAGGCTGCATTTTGCCTGTGTGGGCTACCCGATGGCCTCGACCAGCATTGCTATTACAAACGATCAGGGCGAATGGCTGGAAGACGATCATATTGGTAATATATGGATCAGTGGTCACAATGTAACAAGCGGTTATTATAACAATCCGGAAGCAAGCAGCCGGGCCATCGAAAATGGCTGGCTGAAAACAGGCGATCTTGGCTTTATCAGTGAAGGGAGATTATACATCACAGGGAGGGCCAAGAATATTATTATCATTAACGGGCAAAACTATTATCCCCAGGATATAGAGCACCATGCACAAATACCTGGCATTAAGCCGGGCGATATCGTTGCCTGCCAGGCATTGCCTGCCGGCAGTGATAAACATGAGCTGGTGTTGTTTGTGCATTTCCGCAGATCAGTACAGGAGTTCCATCCCCTGGTGATACAGCTGAGGGCACAGTTACTTGCTAAACTGGGTATCGTGCCTGACAGGATCGTCATGGTGAAAAGCGTACCCCGTACTACCAGTGGCAAAGTGCAACATTACCTGCTGGTACAGCAGTTTGAGCGTGGCGATTATGACAGTCAGCTGGAGGCGCTGGCCATGCTTGATAGAGCATACTACCAGGTGGATGAAGACACGGTGAAAGCGCTCGTGCAGGAAGTATTCAGTGTTTCAGGCGATCCTGACGAAGACTTTTTCCGGAATGGATTGAACAGCCTGGAAGCGGTGAGGCTGGTTTCCCGCCTGAGGGCCGCCGGGTTTGAGCTGACGGTAAGAGAAGTGTTTGAGCATCACACCATACGTTCCCTGCAGCGGTACCTGTTGGAAAAAGAACATAGCGGAGCAAATACAATTCCGGTAGCGGCAGCAAATGCATTATATGAACTATCTGTCGGGCAAAGGCGCTTCTGGCATTTCTGCCAGCTGGAAGGAGCGAGTGTGGCGGCGAATATTGCCAGTGGCGCCTATATACAGGGGCAACTTTCAGCGGAAGCTTTTATAGCTGCGTTTGCCCGTATTGTATCCCGGCATGAATCATTGCGTACGGTGTTTGTGGTACAGGACGGGGAAGTATACCAGCGGGTACTGACAGCTGAGGAAATCGGCTTCAGGGTTGAAGTGATGGATCCGGGTAATGAAGCAGATCCATTATCGTATGCAAGAGCCGCTGCATTGGAACAGGCTGCGACAGCATTTGATCTTTATCAGGGTCCTTTATTGCGGGTAACACTTTTTAAGTTATCTGCCACTGAATATTATTTCGCATTCGTGATCCACCACCTGGTGAGCGATGGCTGGTCGATAGATGTGATCAGTCGCGAACTGGAACAGTTGTATACAGGCGGAGGAACAGATGTATTACCGGCACTGCGTATCCAGTACAAAGATTATCTAAGCTGGTCGCGTGAGCGGATATTGCAGGCAGATTATTGGTCATCCTTGCTAAGCGGTGTACTTCCTGGCGTTGATCTGAGTATATGGGGAGGGCATCGTAACAATGCACGCAAGGGCCATATCGTATATTATCATTTAGATGCAGCTATTGTAGCTGGCTTATCCGGCATCAGCCATGAGGTGACGTTGTTCACCACCCTGTTATCAGCGTTCAGCATATTGCTGCACCGGTATACAGGTCAATCGGAGTTGATGTTAAGCACCGATAGTGCAGGCAGAACACATCCGGAGCTGGAAGAACAGGTAGGTTATTATTTACAATTGTTGCCCCTGCGTTTTAAGATAGAGGGAGGTACTCGTTTCCGCGACTATCAACGCAGTGTACATGAACAACTGTTGGATGCATATGCATACCAGGAGAGCAGTGAACAGGTATTGTCCGGTTTGTATGAACCGGGCATTTACGATATTCTATTTCTTTATCAGCACTTCAATGGCTTCTCGCGTTTGGGCGAGGGGCTGAAGGTTACAACAGAAGACCTGGACAATGGCAGCAGTCTGAATGCGATGCAACTGGAATGCTGGCCATCAGCGGAAGGTATTACCCTGAAGCTGCGTTATGATATTTCTTTATTCGGCGAATGGCAGATGAGCCGTTTACTGGAGCATTATAGTTACCTGTGTACTGCTATCGCAGCATCTCCCGATGCAACATTGGACAGTTATGATATCGTATCTGCCGGGGAACGTGAACGTTTATTGTCGTTCAACCCACCATCGGAGGCAGTAACAGGGGCAACAATTACAAAGTTGATCAGCAGGAACCAGGGTGCAGCAGTAGCTATCAGGGATGGGGATACAACATTGAGCTATGCAGCATTGGAGTCAGCCTCCAACCGGCTGGCACATTACCTGCGTTCCACCTGTGGTGTAGGCGCTGGTAGTATAGTAGGTGTACTGGCAGGTCGTTCAGCATCCACTGCCATTGCCTTGCTGGGTATATTGAAATCAGGCGCCGCTTATTTGCCGATAGATACTGATTACCCTGTTGAGCGCATACGTTATATGCTGGAAGACAGTGGCGCTGTGTTATTGCTAAGTGATAGCGCGATGCCAGCATTGAATTGCCGGCAGGAATTACTCTCAGTGGATTTGTCTTCGTATGCTGACAGTTATCCTGACTGGGAGATCAGCGGTAGTGATACTGCATATGTGATCTATACTTCCGGTTCTACCGGTCAGCCGAAGGGTGTACAGATCAGTCATACATCCCTGACAGATTATGCAGAGACCTTCAGTACATATTTTGGTGTGAGTAGTACAGATGTGGTGTTACACCAATCCTCCCTATCGTTTGATACGGCTGTAGAGGAACTATATCCTGTGCTAATAGCAGGAGGTGAGTTAGTGATAGCACCGGAGGGAGGCAAGGCAGTATCCGCTTTGTGTGAGCTGATGTGCCGTTATAAAGTGACGCTATTGAGTACTACACCGCTTGTGATCGGCGAGATCAATCAAGGAGCTTATGATACATCCAGCCTGAGAGTGCTGATCAGCGGTGGAGATGAATTAAGGCCTGGTCAGATAGACAGGTTACCGTCATCCTTAAGTATTTACAATACGTATGGCCCATCAGAGAGCACAGTATGTGCCACCTATCATAAAATAAGCGATCGTTCAAAAGCAGGTTTGCTGGGTCGTCCGATCCGTAATCGTGCTGTGTACATCATGGATGCGCAGGGACGTTTGCAGCCAGCAGGTGTCAGAGGAGAGATTGTGCTGGGTGGAACAGGTATCAGCAAAGGTTACCTGCACCGGGAGGCATTGACGCAGGAACGGTTTATACCTAATCAATATGGCGCTGGTATGTTGTATCGTACCGGCGACCAGGGCTGGTGGACGGCAGAAGGTGAACTGGTGTTTGGCGGGCGTGTTGATACACAGTTGAAGCTACGTGGCTACCGGATCGAACCGGGAGAAATAGCACATGTATTGCAGGGATATGCAGGCATAGAAAGCAGCGTAGTGGTACCTGTGGAGATAGGGGGCGTATTACAATTGGTGGGCTACTACAGCGGTGAGACAGTCAAGCAGGAAGCGTTAAGATCTTATTTATTATCGCTGTTACCCTGGTACATGGTGCCTGCTCACTTAGTGTGCCTGGATCAGTTACCGCGTACCGTGAATGGCAAGATAGATCGTGAAAGATTGCCGATGCCAGTATTGTCAGAAACTGCATTGCCTGAAGGAGCACATGAAGTATTACTGGCAACAATATGGAGTGAGGAGCTGGGTGTATCGCCTATCCATCGTGGAGATAGTTTCTTTGCCCTGGGCGGGCATTCACTGTCGGCGGTAAGGGTTTTATCACGTGTGTATGAGCAGACAGGCATCCGGCTGGAATTGCGTGACCTGTTCCTTCATCCTGCTTTGCAAGCCCAGGCATTATTGCTGAAACAGCGGGAACAAAGCGGCTATCAACCAATACCGGTAGTGGCAGCCGGGCCTCAGTATGCATTATCGCCAGGGCAACGGAGAATATGGCTATCAGAAGCAACAGCCAATGTTAAGACTGCTTTTAATATAGCAAAGTTCTGCAGCTTGTCGTATGAGCAGGATTTTGATGAACAGGCATTCATAAACGCATTTTCGGCTATCGTATCCCGTCATGAATCCTTGCGTACGGTGTTTGTGGTACAGGACGGAGAAGTATACCAGCGGGTACTGACAGCTGAGGAAATCGGCTTCAATGTCGCTGTGGTGGATCTGAGTAATGAAGCAGACCCATTATCGGTCGCAAGAGCCGCTGCATTGGAACATGCTTCGACTGCATTCGATCTTTATCAGGGGCCTTTATTGCGGGTAACACTTTTTAAGTTATCTGCCACTGAATATTATTTCGCATTCGTGATCCACCACCTGGTGAGCGATGGCTGGTCGATAGACGTTATTAGCCGTGAACTGGAACAGTTGTATACAGGCGGAGGAAGAGATACATTGCCAGCGCTGCGTATCCAGTACAAAGATTATCTGAGCTGGTCACCTGAGCGGGTATTACACGCAAACCACTGGTCATCCTTACTCAGTGGTGTACTTCCCGTTACAGATCTGAGTGTATGGGGCGGGCATCGTAATAATGCACGTAAGGGCCATATCGTATATCACCATTTACATGCCGATATAGTCGCTGGTTTATCCGGCATCAGCCGTGAGGTGACATTGTTCACCACTTTATTGTCAGCATTCAGCATATTGCTGCACCGGTATACAGGTCAATCGGAGTTGCTGTTAAGCACAGATAGTGCAGGCAGAACACATCCGGAGCTGGAAGAACAGGTAGGTTATTATTTACAATTGTTGCCCCTGCGTTTTAAGATAGACGGAGATACTCATTTCCGCGACTATCAACGCAGTGTACATGAACAACTACTGGATGCATATGCATATCAGGAGAGCAGTGAACAGGTATTGTCCGGTTTGCATGAACCCGGCATCTACGATATTTTATTCCTCTACCAGGATTTTAGCAGAAAGAATAACCAGGGGCTGAAAGTTACAACAGAAGACCTGGACAATGGCAGCAGTCTGAATGCGATGCAACTGGAATGCTGGCCATCAGCGGAAGGTATTACCCTGAAGCTGCGTTATGATATTTCTTTATTCGGCGAATGGCAGATGAGCCGTTTACTGGAGCATTATAGTTACCTGTGTACTGCTATCGCAGCATCTCCCGATGCAACATTGGACAGTTATGATATCGTATCTGCCGGGGAACGTGAACGTTTATTGTCGTTCAACCCACCATCGGAGGCAGTAACAGGGGCAACAATTACAAAGTTGATCAGCAGGAACCAGGGTGCAGCAGTAGCTATCAGGGATGGGGATACAACATTGAGCTATGCAGCATTGGAGTCAGCCTCCAACCGGCTGGCACATTACCTGCGTTCCACCTGTGGTGTAGGCGCTGGTAGTATAGTAGGTGTACTGGCAGGTCGTTCAGCATCCACTGCCATTGCCTTGCTGGGTATATTGAAATCAGGCGCCGCTTATTTGCCGATAGATACTGATTACCCTGTTGAGCGCATACGTTATATGCTGGAAGACAGTGGCGCTGTGTTATTGCTAAGTGATAGCGCGATGCCAGCATTGAATTGCCGGCAGGAATTACTCTCAGCAGATTTATCAGCGTATGCTGACAGTTATCCTGACTGGGAGATCAGCGGTAGTGATACTGCATATGTGATCTATACTTCCGGTTCTACCGGTCAGCCGAAGGGTGTACAGATCAGTCATGCATCGCTGACAGATTATGCAGAGACCTTCAGTACATATTTTGGTGTGAGTAGTACAGATGTAGTATTACACCAATCCTCCCTATCGTTTGATACGGCTGTAGAGGAGCTATATCCTGTGCTGGTTGCAGGAGGTGAGTTAGTGATAGCTCCCGAGGGCGGTAAGGCAGTATCCGCTTTGTGTGAGCTGATGTGCCGTTATAAAGTAACGGTATTAAGTACTACACCGCTTGTGATCGGCGAGATCAATCAAGGAGCTTATGATACATCCAGCCTGAGAGTGCTGATCAGCGGAGGAGATGAATTGAGGCCTGGTCAGATAGACAGATTACCGTCATCCTTAAGTATTTACAATACGTATGGCCCATCAGAGAGCACGGTATGTGCCACTTATCATAAAATAAACGATCGTTCAAGGGCAGGTTTGCTGGGTCGTCCGATCCGTAACCGTGCTGTGTACATCATGGATGCGCAGGGACGTTTGCAGCCAGCAGGTGTCAGGGGAGAGATTGTGCTGGGTGGAACAGGTATCAGCAAAGGTTACCTGCACCGGGAGGCATTGACGCAGGAACGGTTTATACCTAATCAATATGGCGCTGGTATGTTGTATCGTACCGGCGACCAGGGCTGGTGGACGGCAGAAGGTGAACTGGTGTTTGGCGGGCGTGTTGATACACAGTTGAAGCTACGTGGCTACCGGATCGAACCGGGAGAAATAGCACATGTATTGCAGGGATATGCAGGCATAGAAAGCAGCGTAGTGGTACCTGTGGAGATAGGGGGCGTATTACAATTGGTGGGCTACTACAGCGGTGAGACAGTCAAGCAGGAAGCGTTAAGATCTTATTTATTATCGCTGTTACCCTGGTACATGGTGCCTGCTCACTTAGTGTGCCTGGATCAGTTACCGCGTACCGTGAATGGCAAGATAGATCGTGAAAGATTGCCGATGCCAGTATTGTCAGAAACTGCATTGCCTGAAGGAGCACATGAAGTATTACTGGCAACAATATGGAGTGAGGAGCTGGGTGTATCGCCTATCCATCGTGGGGATAATTTCTTTGCCCTGGGCGGGCATTCACTGTCGGCGGTAAGGGTCTTATCGCGTGTGTATGAACAGACAGGCATCCGGCTGGAATTGCGTGACCTGTTCCTTCATCCTGCTTTACAAGCCCAGGCCTTGCTGCTGCAACAGCGGGAGCAAAGCGGCTATCAACCGATACCGGTAGTTGCGCAAAAGGAATATTATACCTTGTCGCATGC from Chitinophaga filiformis carries:
- a CDS encoding non-ribosomal peptide synthetase, yielding MIQERCNSLVDILQQAAEGTSGITFILASDKERCLCYDELRKNALHVLHNLTLQGLQPGDELVMQIEDNALFLTVFWACLYGKIIPVPIAMGSQEGHKDKLFNVWSTLHHPFLLSEDNWAAPARSYAEEKDCLPAWEEMRTRHIPVASLTAEAGSGTYLSSAPEDIAYIQFSSGSTSHPKGVTLTHGNLLANISDIRERSATTAADKALSWLPLTHDMGLICFHLSCVIAGIDQYLIATPLFIRRPLLWMEKAHQHRITQLYSPNFGYQYILAALSGIDRPAWNLEAVRIIYNGAEPINKSLCEDFMRVMSSFGLREHTMFPGYGLAEACVAVTLPTPGEPLQFVSLDRNYLQTGDRVRYVPDRLHFACVGYPMASTSIAITNDQGEWLEDDHIGNIWISGHNVTSGYYNNPEASSRAIENGWLKTGDLGFISEGRLYITGRAKNIIIINGQNYYPQDIEHHAQIPGIKPGDIVACQALPAGSDKHELVLFVHFRRSVQEFHPLVIQLRAQLLAKLGIVPDRIVMVKSVPRTTSGKVQHYLLVQQFERGDYDSQLEALAMLDRAYYQVDEDTVKALVQEVFSVSGDPDEDFFRNGLNSLEAVRLVSRLRAAGFELTVREVFEHHTIRSLQRYLLEKEHSGANTIPVAAANALYELSVGQRRFWHFCQLEGASVAANIASGAYIQGQLSAEAFIAAFARIVSRHESLRTVFVVQDGEVYQRVLTAEEIGFRVEVMDPGNEADPLSYARAAALEQAATAFDLYQGPLLRVTLFKLSATEYYFAFVIHHLVSDGWSIDVISRELEQLYTGGGTDVLPALRIQYKDYLSWSRERILQADYWSSLLSGVLPGVDLSIWGGHRNNARKGHIVYYHLDAAIVAGLSGISHEVTLFTTLLSAFSILLHRYTGQSELMLSTDSAGRTHPELEEQVGYYLQLLPLRFKIEGGTRFRDYQRSVHEQLLDAYAYQESSEQVLSGLYEPGIYDILFLYQHFNGFSRLGEGLKVTTEDLDNGSSLNAMQLECWPSAEGITLKLRYDISLFGEWQMSRLLEHYSYLCTAIAASPDATLDSYDIVSAGERERLLSFNPPSEAVTGATITKLISRNQGAAVAIRDGDTTLSYAALESASNRLAHYLRSTCGVGAGSIVGVLAGRSASTAIALLGILKSGAAYLPIDTDYPVERIRYMLEDSGAVLLLSDSAMPALNCRQELLSVDLSSYADSYPDWEISGSDTAYVIYTSGSTGQPKGVQISHTSLTDYAETFSTYFGVSSTDVVLHQSSLSFDTAVEELYPVLIAGGELVIAPEGGKAVSALCELMCRYKVTLLSTTPLVIGEINQGAYDTSSLRVLISGGDELRPGQIDRLPSSLSIYNTYGPSESTVCATYHKISDRSKAGLLGRPIRNRAVYIMDAQGRLQPAGVRGEIVLGGTGISKGYLHREALTQERFIPNQYGAGMLYRTGDQGWWTAEGELVFGGRVDTQLKLRGYRIEPGEIAHVLQGYAGIESSVVVPVEIGGVLQLVGYYSGETVKQEALRSYLLSLLPWYMVPAHLVCLDQLPRTVNGKIDRERLPMPVLSETALPEGAHEVLLATIWSEELGVSPIHRGDSFFALGGHSLSAVRVLSRVYEQTGIRLELRDLFLHPALQAQALLLKQREQSGYQPIPVVAAGPQYALSPGQRRIWLSEATANVKTAFNIAKFCSLSYEQDFDEQAFINAFSAIVSRHESLRTVFVVQDGEVYQRVLTAEEIGFNVAVVDLSNEADPLSVARAAALEHASTAFDLYQGPLLRVTLFKLSATEYYFAFVIHHLVSDGWSIDVISRELEQLYTGGGRDTLPALRIQYKDYLSWSPERVLHANHWSSLLSGVLPVTDLSVWGGHRNNARKGHIVYHHLHADIVAGLSGISREVTLFTTLLSAFSILLHRYTGQSELLLSTDSAGRTHPELEEQVGYYLQLLPLRFKIDGDTHFRDYQRSVHEQLLDAYAYQESSEQVLSGLHEPGIYDILFLYQDFSRKNNQGLKVTTEDLDNGSSLNAMQLECWPSAEGITLKLRYDISLFGEWQMSRLLEHYSYLCTAIAASPDATLDSYDIVSAGERERLLSFNPPSEAVTGATITKLISRNQGAAVAIRDGDTTLSYAALESASNRLAHYLRSTCGVGAGSIVGVLAGRSASTAIALLGILKSGAAYLPIDTDYPVERIRYMLEDSGAVLLLSDSAMPALNCRQELLSADLSAYADSYPDWEISGSDTAYVIYTSGSTGQPKGVQISHASLTDYAETFSTYFGVSSTDVVLHQSSLSFDTAVEELYPVLVAGGELVIAPEGGKAVSALCELMCRYKVTVLSTTPLVIGEINQGAYDTSSLRVLISGGDELRPGQIDRLPSSLSIYNTYGPSESTVCATYHKINDRSRAGLLGRPIRNRAVYIMDAQGRLQPAGVRGEIVLGGTGISKGYLHREALTQERFIPNQYGAGMLYRTGDQGWWTAEGELVFGGRVDTQLKLRGYRIEPGEIAHVLQGYAGIESSVVVPVEIGGVLQLVGYYSGETVKQEALRSYLLSLLPWYMVPAHLVCLDQLPRTVNGKIDRERLPMPVLSETALPEGAHEVLLATIWSEELGVSPIHRGDNFFALGGHSLSAVRVLSRVYEQTGIRLELRDLFLHPALQAQALLLQQREQSGYQPIPVVAQKEYYTLSHAQQRLWVLDQFKEVAVAYNIHLCYRLKGFIDVPLLEAAFRYVIGRHESLRTRFVNQHGIPYQQLVDIPFELAYADLSALADKERLVLKAAEEAVITPFDLEEGPLLRACIWQLEAEAYVFVLVLHHIIADEWSMGILMEELLTVYNAYREGDQPALSDLTIQYKDYSAWQEAVLQGERAAAAREYWTQLLHEPLPLLSMPTDRQREPVMTHQGERIDMMIPVPVFKTLQHLLREENSSLFMGLLSLVYVLLYRYSGQTDIIVGTPVAGRDHPALKDQIGFYVNLLALRMQVDMGLGFTGLLRKVKALLLDAYTHQEYPFDGLLKDLSLKRDLSHSPLFDVMMVLHDGRKSVGLKDISATEIKLATGFSKFDLTFSFAETDEALSLTLEYNTALFDKERIQQLGNHFIQLAAAFTTDPDCRLMDAEMLSQEEQYELLETFSGPAAIRSEETLVSRFEAQVRRTPQQIAYRDDTTQLTYKALSYRSAQLARYLVSAVEVRPKERVALIMNRSEWLITGMLGVLKAGATYLPVDATMPVERIRYMLADAGVKVALSAVPFSCEGVTVLPADIYWEELKQDWDIIIPEAADPAYVIYTSGSSGRPKGVMVSHASIVQLCDWHQTAFQVHTGSRATLFAGVSFDASGWEIWPYLLNGATLYRIPDTARGDMELLAGFLTTNDISHCFLPTAVCRTLLNSGVALHTELTLLTGGEALGHVPVPVCKLYNNYGPTESTVVTTSFPVRAATKGAVPIGKPIAGRRVYILDEHMHLQPVGVNGRLYIAGEGLALAYLGQPALTAARFISNPFHGGLMYDSGDTGRWLPDGNIVFTGRADEQVKIRGNRVEPAETAHLLMQYEQIEEAVVCAFGNTDDVFLAAYYVGPEDISPQVLRTYLQYHLPEYMIPAYFTRVAFIPLTVNGKTDRDALPAPVPLTTDFTAPRNETEERLATIWQDVLGLARVGIDDNFFLLGGHSLKAIQVLSRIHKEFSIKLELSSLFQHPRLSDFHDELAVLIWAKRTQTNVTTITNPTKIDEIVL
- a CDS encoding ATP-binding cassette domain-containing protein; its protein translation is MGFLDTLIKKSKQAIGYVVVLGVFNSLLNGGLLIFINSTIAGKPFPVFPQYNWLIFIVIVTASLVCSRYFQAYMIRLTNNILFDFELTILTKLRHASYEDFESLGNEKVYTAINDTKVLAHAPEVFMNAFNAFVVILCCFGYLFWIAPLGAAFVLLVMAALLVFYIVRNKAIEADLNRQRDLQNVYYKHLEDLLHGFKELKMSIVRNLSIFDNFLIKNREAGRNISIGTSVKYMDNELIGSYSWYIVMGITMFVLPVMFHLDIAKTSAFLITILYLIGPIAIILTLVPTYTAVKISVQRLNVFDSMLDALDSHTAATVNLAEEPFDSIRFEGVSYRYDKGKEQGFHLEPFDLAIQRGEIVFVTGGNGSGKSTFGYLLSGLYRPYSGKIYLNDREISDKNYVNYSDSMSAVFTTNYLFNDNYDGFELTAANEQLSEYIELMDMGKILKLDGEQKTLGKKYSKGQQKRLALIYALLENKEVIVLDEWAAEQDPRFRRYFYQQVLPLLKEKGKTIIAITHDDDYYDCATRIIKFNYGKIVSDSPVYAGKVVEN
- a CDS encoding thioesterase II family protein codes for the protein MVNVNLFCIPFAGGNRYSFLPLEKAIGSSLTTIPLDYPGRGTRYGEPLLKRLDLLCEDLFRQVRAKLQEPYAIYGHSMGGLLTYLLTKKIRDAQLPLPVHLFISGSRAPSMRRDMPDYHKLPRPQFIEQLRSLGGTTDEILNSSEILELYEPILRADFEAVETYEYTPCEPFHIPLTVFNGLSDRISREQAEAWQRETMLPIVLREYPGDHFFILEHTTAIASLIVRNVYAGFSLKNTI